From the Manis javanica isolate MJ-LG chromosome 11, MJ_LKY, whole genome shotgun sequence genome, one window contains:
- the EFEMP2 gene encoding EGF-containing fibulin-like extracellular matrix protein 2 isoform X2: MLPFASCLPGSLLLWALLLLLLGAASPQDSEEPDSYTECTDGYEWDPDSQHCRDVNECLTIPEACKGEMKCINHYGGYLCLPRSAAVINDLHGEGPPPPVPPAEHTNPCPPGYEPDEQESCVDVDECAQALHDCRPSQQCHNLPGSYQCTCPDGYRKIGPECVDIDECRYRYCQHRCVNLPGSFRCQCEPGFQLGPNNRSCVDVNECDMGAPCEQRCFNSYGTFLCRCHQGYELHRDGFSCSDIDECSYSSYLCQYRCVNEPGRFSCHCPQGYQLLATRLCQAPLPTQTLTSASRGRTSALRPKPVSTSMEATAVLTPTAVLSPTSRCLTRSLKWETQLCHHAPGRRTFCGKQINNVSAMLVLARPVTGPREYVLDLEMVTMNSLMSYRASSVLRLTVFVGAYTF, from the exons aTGCTCCCCTTCGCCTCCTGCCTCCCCGGGTCTCTACTGCTCTGGGCGCTGCTGCTGTTGCTCTTGGGGGCAGCGTCTCCCCAGGATTCGGAGGAGCCCGACAGCTACACG GAATGTACAGATGGCTATGAGTGGGACCCCGACAGCCAGCACTGCCGGG ATGTCAACGAGTGCCTAACCATCCCCGAGGCCTGCAAGGGGGAAATGAAATGCATCAACCACTATGGGGGCTATTTATGCCTACCCCGCTCCGCGGCCGTCATCAACGACTTGCATGGCGAGGGTCCACCACCACCAGTGCCCCCTGCTGAACACACCAACCCCTGCCCACCAGGCTATGAGCCTGATGAGCAAGAAAGCTGTGTGG ACGTGGATGAGTGTGCGCAGGCCCTGCATGACTGCCGCCCCAGCCAGCAGTGTCATAACCTGCCTGGCTCCTACCAGTGCACCTGCCCTGATGGTTACCGAAAGATTGGGCCCGAATGTGTGG ATATAGATGAATGCCGCTACCGCTACTGCCAGCACCGCTGCGTGAACCTGCCTGGCTCCTTCCGCTGCCAGTGTGAGCCTGGCTTCCAGCTGGGGCCCAACAACCGCTCCTGTGTGG ATGTGAACGAATGTGACATGGGGGCTCCATGTGAACAGCGTTGCTTCAACTCCTATGGGACCTTCCTGTGTCGCTGCCACCAGGGTTATGAGCTGCACCGGGATGGCTTCTCCTGCAGTG ATATCGATGAGTGCAGCTACTCCAGTTACCTCTGCCAGTACCGCTGCGTCAATGAGCCAGGCCGCTTCTCCTGCCACTGCCCACAGGGCTACCAGCTGCTGGCCACACGCCTCTGCCAAG CCCCTCTCCCGACACAGACATTGACGAGTGCGAGTCGGGGGCGCACCAGTGCCCTGAGGCCCAAACCTGTGTCAACTTCCATGGAGGCTACCGCTGTGTTGACACCAACCGCTGTGTTGAGCCCTACGTCCAGGTGTCTGACAA GAAGCCTTAAGTGGGAGACTCAGCTATGCCATCATGCCCCCGGGAGGCGGACTTTCTGTGGAAAG CAAATCAACAACGTCAGCGCCATGCTGGTCCTCGCCCGGCCGGTGACTGGCCCCCGGGAGTACGTATTGGACCTCGAGATGGTCACCATGAACTCCCTCATGAGCTACCGGGCCAGCTCTGTACTGAGACTCACCGTCTTCGTGGGGGCCTACACCTTCTGA
- the EFEMP2 gene encoding EGF-containing fibulin-like extracellular matrix protein 2 isoform X1 encodes MLPFASCLPGSLLLWALLLLLLGAASPQDSEEPDSYTECTDGYEWDPDSQHCRDVNECLTIPEACKGEMKCINHYGGYLCLPRSAAVINDLHGEGPPPPVPPAEHTNPCPPGYEPDEQESCVDVDECAQALHDCRPSQQCHNLPGSYQCTCPDGYRKIGPECVDIDECRYRYCQHRCVNLPGSFRCQCEPGFQLGPNNRSCVDVNECDMGAPCEQRCFNSYGTFLCRCHQGYELHRDGFSCSDIDECSYSSYLCQYRCVNEPGRFSCHCPQGYQLLATRLCQDIDECESGAHQCPEAQTCVNFHGGYRCVDTNRCVEPYVQVSDNRCLCLASNPLCREQPSSIVHRYMSITSERSVPADVFQIQATSVYPGAYNAFQIRAGNSQGDFYIRQINNVSAMLVLARPVTGPREYVLDLEMVTMNSLMSYRASSVLRLTVFVGAYTF; translated from the exons aTGCTCCCCTTCGCCTCCTGCCTCCCCGGGTCTCTACTGCTCTGGGCGCTGCTGCTGTTGCTCTTGGGGGCAGCGTCTCCCCAGGATTCGGAGGAGCCCGACAGCTACACG GAATGTACAGATGGCTATGAGTGGGACCCCGACAGCCAGCACTGCCGGG ATGTCAACGAGTGCCTAACCATCCCCGAGGCCTGCAAGGGGGAAATGAAATGCATCAACCACTATGGGGGCTATTTATGCCTACCCCGCTCCGCGGCCGTCATCAACGACTTGCATGGCGAGGGTCCACCACCACCAGTGCCCCCTGCTGAACACACCAACCCCTGCCCACCAGGCTATGAGCCTGATGAGCAAGAAAGCTGTGTGG ACGTGGATGAGTGTGCGCAGGCCCTGCATGACTGCCGCCCCAGCCAGCAGTGTCATAACCTGCCTGGCTCCTACCAGTGCACCTGCCCTGATGGTTACCGAAAGATTGGGCCCGAATGTGTGG ATATAGATGAATGCCGCTACCGCTACTGCCAGCACCGCTGCGTGAACCTGCCTGGCTCCTTCCGCTGCCAGTGTGAGCCTGGCTTCCAGCTGGGGCCCAACAACCGCTCCTGTGTGG ATGTGAACGAATGTGACATGGGGGCTCCATGTGAACAGCGTTGCTTCAACTCCTATGGGACCTTCCTGTGTCGCTGCCACCAGGGTTATGAGCTGCACCGGGATGGCTTCTCCTGCAGTG ATATCGATGAGTGCAGCTACTCCAGTTACCTCTGCCAGTACCGCTGCGTCAATGAGCCAGGCCGCTTCTCCTGCCACTGCCCACAGGGCTACCAGCTGCTGGCCACACGCCTCTGCCAAG ACATTGACGAGTGCGAGTCGGGGGCGCACCAGTGCCCTGAGGCCCAAACCTGTGTCAACTTCCATGGAGGCTACCGCTGTGTTGACACCAACCGCTGTGTTGAGCCCTACGTCCAGGTGTCTGACAA TCGCTGCCTCTGTCTGGCCTCCAACCCCCTGTGCCGGGAGCAGCCTTCATCCATCGTGCATCGCTACATGAGCATCACCTCCGAGCGGAGCGTGCCTGCCGATGTGTTCCAGATCCAAGCGACCTCCGTGTACCCTGGGGCTTACAACGCCTTTCAGATCCGTGCCGGAAACTCACAGGGGGACTTCTACATTAGG CAAATCAACAACGTCAGCGCCATGCTGGTCCTCGCCCGGCCGGTGACTGGCCCCCGGGAGTACGTATTGGACCTCGAGATGGTCACCATGAACTCCCTCATGAGCTACCGGGCCAGCTCTGTACTGAGACTCACCGTCTTCGTGGGGGCCTACACCTTCTGA
- the EFEMP2 gene encoding EGF-containing fibulin-like extracellular matrix protein 2 isoform X3, translated as MLPFASCLPGSLLLWALLLLLLGAASPQDSEEPDSYTECTDGYEWDPDSQHCRDVNECLTIPEACKGEMKCINHYGGYLCLPRSAAVINDLHGEGPPPPVPPAEHTNPCPPGYEPDEQESCVDIDECRYRYCQHRCVNLPGSFRCQCEPGFQLGPNNRSCVDVNECDMGAPCEQRCFNSYGTFLCRCHQGYELHRDGFSCSDIDECSYSSYLCQYRCVNEPGRFSCHCPQGYQLLATRLCQDIDECESGAHQCPEAQTCVNFHGGYRCVDTNRCVEPYVQVSDNRCLCLASNPLCREQPSSIVHRYMSITSERSVPADVFQIQATSVYPGAYNAFQIRAGNSQGDFYIRQINNVSAMLVLARPVTGPREYVLDLEMVTMNSLMSYRASSVLRLTVFVGAYTF; from the exons aTGCTCCCCTTCGCCTCCTGCCTCCCCGGGTCTCTACTGCTCTGGGCGCTGCTGCTGTTGCTCTTGGGGGCAGCGTCTCCCCAGGATTCGGAGGAGCCCGACAGCTACACG GAATGTACAGATGGCTATGAGTGGGACCCCGACAGCCAGCACTGCCGGG ATGTCAACGAGTGCCTAACCATCCCCGAGGCCTGCAAGGGGGAAATGAAATGCATCAACCACTATGGGGGCTATTTATGCCTACCCCGCTCCGCGGCCGTCATCAACGACTTGCATGGCGAGGGTCCACCACCACCAGTGCCCCCTGCTGAACACACCAACCCCTGCCCACCAGGCTATGAGCCTGATGAGCAAGAAAGCTGTGTGG ATATAGATGAATGCCGCTACCGCTACTGCCAGCACCGCTGCGTGAACCTGCCTGGCTCCTTCCGCTGCCAGTGTGAGCCTGGCTTCCAGCTGGGGCCCAACAACCGCTCCTGTGTGG ATGTGAACGAATGTGACATGGGGGCTCCATGTGAACAGCGTTGCTTCAACTCCTATGGGACCTTCCTGTGTCGCTGCCACCAGGGTTATGAGCTGCACCGGGATGGCTTCTCCTGCAGTG ATATCGATGAGTGCAGCTACTCCAGTTACCTCTGCCAGTACCGCTGCGTCAATGAGCCAGGCCGCTTCTCCTGCCACTGCCCACAGGGCTACCAGCTGCTGGCCACACGCCTCTGCCAAG ACATTGACGAGTGCGAGTCGGGGGCGCACCAGTGCCCTGAGGCCCAAACCTGTGTCAACTTCCATGGAGGCTACCGCTGTGTTGACACCAACCGCTGTGTTGAGCCCTACGTCCAGGTGTCTGACAA TCGCTGCCTCTGTCTGGCCTCCAACCCCCTGTGCCGGGAGCAGCCTTCATCCATCGTGCATCGCTACATGAGCATCACCTCCGAGCGGAGCGTGCCTGCCGATGTGTTCCAGATCCAAGCGACCTCCGTGTACCCTGGGGCTTACAACGCCTTTCAGATCCGTGCCGGAAACTCACAGGGGGACTTCTACATTAGG CAAATCAACAACGTCAGCGCCATGCTGGTCCTCGCCCGGCCGGTGACTGGCCCCCGGGAGTACGTATTGGACCTCGAGATGGTCACCATGAACTCCCTCATGAGCTACCGGGCCAGCTCTGTACTGAGACTCACCGTCTTCGTGGGGGCCTACACCTTCTGA